A portion of the Sphaerochaeta pleomorpha str. Grapes genome contains these proteins:
- a CDS encoding HD domain-containing protein → METVEKILAHPQFWAYLELNAEAEKDRVYCKHDYQHALDVARVAYCIVLERHLSIDKDLLYATALLHDIAKWKQYALGSDHAEEGAVLAGQILSDIGLDKDTTASILCAIRTHRAKDGEKSLLGEVLYESDKACRPCISCKSLKGCKRFPDGKKPALQY, encoded by the coding sequence ATGGAAACCGTGGAAAAAATCCTTGCCCATCCCCAGTTCTGGGCCTATCTTGAACTGAATGCAGAGGCAGAAAAAGACCGGGTGTATTGCAAGCATGACTATCAGCATGCCCTTGATGTGGCAAGAGTGGCCTACTGCATAGTTCTGGAAAGACATCTATCAATTGACAAAGACCTGCTCTATGCCACGGCATTGCTTCATGATATTGCAAAGTGGAAACAGTATGCACTGGGGAGCGACCATGCAGAAGAGGGAGCTGTTCTAGCCGGACAAATCCTTTCAGATATTGGACTTGATAAGGATACTACCGCTAGCATCCTCTGTGCCATTCGAACGCACCGAGCAAAAGATGGGGAAAAATCCCTGCTCGGTGAGGTGTTGTATGAAAGCGACAAGGCCTGCAGGCCCTGTATTTCATGTAAAAGTCTGAAAGGTTGCAAGAGGTTTCCGGATGGAAAGAAACCTGCGTTGCAATACTGA
- a CDS encoding FMN-binding protein, producing the protein MFWILMIIVCAIVAVLIAGMLLDAPGRKEIAELTFSSIDFDTLQDGTYVGEFKGTKSHMRDTQVAVVVSKGIVSDVKIKKGAIDKNGKAVPLKGDQTIDQLFDSVLQKKTFDVDVISGATLTSKTHLKAMENALMQSQGK; encoded by the coding sequence ATGTTTTGGATTCTCATGATTATTGTATGTGCAATAGTGGCTGTTCTCATTGCCGGAATGTTGCTTGATGCACCGGGACGCAAAGAAATCGCAGAGCTGACTTTTTCTTCCATCGATTTCGATACCTTGCAGGATGGAACGTATGTGGGAGAATTCAAAGGAACAAAATCACATATGCGCGACACTCAGGTTGCAGTCGTGGTTTCCAAAGGTATTGTTTCAGATGTAAAGATTAAAAAAGGCGCCATCGACAAAAACGGAAAAGCGGTACCCCTGAAGGGGGACCAAACCATCGATCAGCTTTTTGATTCTGTACTGCAAAAGAAAACCTTCGATGTAGATGTAATCAGTGGCGCTACCCTCACTTCAAAGACACACTTGAAAGCAATGGAAAACGCCCTGATGCAATCACAGGGAAAATGA
- a CDS encoding PIG-L deacetylase family protein, whose amino-acid sequence MDINQFFSTPDITRMKHILCIQPHPDDNEIGMGGIIAALAKKGCTIEYLTVTNGDLGLTDPTLTCETLAKLRRQEAIAAGKKLGVSQFHFLDHGDGSLESIPTLAAEIAKVIRTIQPEAIFCPDPWAPYEAHNDHIVTGKAASQAFISSALLQYPRGTKTNSWQVQAIGFYFTNNVNTVIDITDTFALKFEAIAEHKTQMNDQMLALFTAYFQMRGQKLASGHDFSLGEGLKVLRPEHMHCFAEANDI is encoded by the coding sequence ATGGATATAAACCAATTTTTTTCCACCCCTGACATCACCAGAATGAAACATATTCTGTGTATCCAGCCCCATCCGGATGACAATGAGATCGGAATGGGAGGAATCATTGCAGCGCTTGCAAAGAAAGGATGTACGATTGAGTACCTGACGGTAACCAATGGGGATTTAGGACTCACCGATCCCACTCTTACCTGTGAGACGCTGGCCAAGTTACGAAGACAGGAAGCAATTGCCGCAGGAAAAAAACTTGGGGTTTCCCAATTTCATTTTCTCGATCACGGTGACGGATCGTTGGAAAGCATCCCCACCCTTGCAGCGGAAATTGCCAAAGTGATCCGTACCATTCAGCCAGAGGCGATTTTCTGCCCCGACCCCTGGGCACCCTATGAAGCACATAATGATCATATTGTTACCGGAAAAGCAGCCAGCCAAGCATTTATCAGTTCTGCTTTACTGCAGTATCCGCGGGGAACAAAGACAAACAGCTGGCAGGTACAGGCCATAGGGTTTTATTTTACTAATAATGTAAACACAGTAATCGATATTACCGATACCTTTGCCTTGAAATTCGAGGCGATTGCAGAACACAAGACACAGATGAATGACCAGATGCTGGCTTTGTTTACCGCCTATTTCCAGATGCGTGGGCAAAAACTTGCAAGTGGCCACGACTTTTCCTTGGGGGAAGGTTTAAAAGTACTGCGTCCAGAACATATGCACTGCTTCGCAGAGGCAAATGATATCTGA
- a CDS encoding AAA family ATPase, which translates to MKPLHLSMSAFGPYADKVEVDFTPFGGKGIFLITGDTGSGKTTIFDAIAFSLYGEASGSIRTADTLRSDFATANTKTVVTLTFLHRNLLYVLERNPRYERPKKTGEGLTTETADATLKLPSGDIVTGYQSVTAKIVDILGITYGQFKQISMIAQGEFLQLLLADSKDRGAIFRRVFNTELYQTVQKLLKVKESEAKRQCEDTDLRILQYIAGISCPEDDTSILSAEKCRTSSIHDAPAILMELHALVQSDKEALQTVRTLSGELKQHHSQLVSSMIQAEYTNQKFKDLKKAETTKQDLLDSVEDYHKNEVCLRSAEIALYSLKPLQDAYQTSVANVKELLFAIEKTEKALVIQNQELETLLEDYTKETKKEENREALSSLIERLSLTLPLYAQMEEKQKKLDALVSSQTQGNLDLQVLKTNQQGLQTEKETTQEALQKRENVEVALASCLQEHKNLTSTRCNLLEMQSSLETVEKRIGEYAKIRESYLALEGAFKESNTTYLEAEALFFREQAGILAAQLEEGRPCPVCGSTIHPDKAKVLFEAPREAELQAMKQASDKARQSLQDASESMSSKRTEIRESWALVTKMATVVGIEEETEPDLSVLFSKVEAKLQTIGLQLSENEKAIAELRKQEEQKKQLKTLLAELEISLANKANELRKQEQALVVLGSSVAMVQGELATMRQSLEYNTTDEVNKVIAKQQSVLDAMKKRFKESSEAYQKCKELQHGNQMLLSDQKERLELARKEETKASEAFSRQVEASGFEDSYAYQAALKSEQEIRELKTSIAQFSDALKANQQDIERLERETKDLRIEDLQALIQKKEGGEEQQHQLDAHLQTLSSRLGINEKVSSFLAKELADVQASRDTYLLVSNLSKTASGELSGKQKIAFEHYVQAAYFNQILSEANKRLNRMANGRFALLRKEESSDLRSQAGLEIVVLDHYTGRVRPAKSLSGGESFKASLSLALGLSDVIQSYAGGVEIDTLFIDEGFGALDTESLEQAIQTLVSLSQGNRLVGIISHVSELKERLDRQIVVNKSHLGSSVLVKA; encoded by the coding sequence ATGAAACCATTGCATCTGAGTATGAGCGCTTTCGGCCCCTATGCTGACAAAGTTGAGGTCGATTTCACGCCTTTCGGGGGAAAAGGGATTTTTCTGATCACCGGCGATACAGGCTCTGGGAAGACCACGATTTTCGATGCCATTGCCTTCTCGCTGTATGGGGAGGCAAGCGGATCAATTCGTACTGCCGACACGCTCCGCAGTGATTTTGCCACTGCAAATACTAAAACAGTAGTAACCTTAACATTCTTACATAGAAATCTTCTCTATGTACTGGAAAGAAATCCTCGCTATGAGCGTCCAAAGAAAACAGGGGAGGGCCTTACAACCGAGACTGCCGACGCAACATTGAAACTCCCTAGTGGCGACATAGTCACAGGCTACCAGAGCGTGACTGCAAAAATCGTGGACATCCTTGGCATTACCTATGGGCAATTCAAGCAGATTTCCATGATTGCCCAGGGTGAATTCCTCCAGTTGCTACTTGCAGACAGCAAAGACAGGGGAGCGATATTCAGGCGGGTTTTCAATACAGAACTCTATCAGACTGTGCAAAAACTCTTGAAAGTGAAGGAAAGTGAAGCTAAAAGACAATGCGAAGATACCGACTTGCGTATCTTGCAATACATAGCCGGTATTTCCTGTCCTGAAGATGATACCTCTATCCTATCGGCTGAGAAATGCCGTACTTCTTCCATCCATGATGCTCCTGCCATTTTAATGGAGTTGCATGCGCTCGTGCAAAGTGACAAGGAAGCCTTACAGACAGTAAGGACGCTATCAGGTGAGCTCAAGCAACACCATTCCCAGCTAGTTTCATCTATGATACAGGCAGAATATACCAACCAGAAGTTCAAAGACCTAAAAAAGGCTGAGACAACCAAACAGGACTTGCTCGATTCTGTCGAGGATTACCACAAAAATGAAGTATGCCTTCGTTCTGCCGAGATTGCCCTGTATTCCCTCAAGCCCTTACAGGATGCCTACCAAACGTCAGTTGCCAACGTGAAGGAGCTTCTTTTTGCAATCGAAAAGACAGAAAAAGCTTTGGTTATCCAGAACCAGGAGCTAGAAACCCTCCTTGAGGATTATACAAAAGAAACGAAAAAAGAGGAAAACAGAGAGGCTCTCTCCTCTTTGATCGAACGACTTTCCCTGACGCTTCCGCTCTATGCGCAGATGGAGGAAAAACAGAAGAAATTGGATGCATTGGTTTCTAGTCAAACGCAGGGAAACCTTGACCTGCAAGTGCTAAAAACCAACCAGCAAGGGTTGCAAACAGAGAAAGAAACCACTCAGGAAGCATTGCAGAAACGAGAAAATGTAGAAGTTGCCCTGGCATCCTGCCTTCAGGAACATAAAAACCTCACGAGTACAAGATGCAATCTGCTTGAAATGCAATCTTCTTTGGAGACAGTGGAAAAGCGAATAGGGGAATATGCAAAGATTCGAGAAAGCTACCTGGCATTGGAAGGGGCCTTCAAAGAAAGCAATACAACGTATCTTGAGGCTGAGGCTCTCTTTTTCCGGGAACAGGCGGGAATCCTGGCTGCTCAGCTGGAAGAGGGGAGGCCTTGCCCTGTCTGTGGTTCTACCATCCATCCGGACAAAGCAAAGGTGTTATTTGAAGCTCCCCGTGAGGCAGAGCTACAGGCTATGAAACAGGCAAGTGACAAGGCGAGGCAGAGTTTGCAGGACGCAAGTGAATCGATGTCTTCAAAACGCACGGAAATCAGGGAATCATGGGCTCTGGTAACCAAAATGGCCACGGTAGTGGGTATCGAAGAAGAGACAGAGCCTGATCTCTCCGTGCTTTTTTCAAAAGTGGAAGCGAAATTGCAGACAATAGGTCTGCAACTAAGTGAAAACGAAAAGGCTATTGCAGAATTACGAAAACAGGAAGAACAGAAAAAACAATTGAAAACATTGCTTGCCGAACTGGAGATATCGTTGGCAAACAAAGCGAATGAACTGAGAAAACAGGAGCAAGCCCTTGTTGTTCTCGGTTCTTCTGTAGCTATGGTGCAGGGCGAATTGGCGACAATGCGACAATCACTGGAATACAATACTACAGACGAAGTAAACAAGGTGATTGCAAAACAGCAATCGGTATTGGATGCAATGAAAAAGCGATTCAAAGAAAGTTCAGAAGCCTACCAAAAATGTAAGGAACTACAGCATGGCAACCAGATGCTTCTTTCTGACCAGAAAGAGCGGTTGGAACTAGCACGAAAGGAAGAAACGAAGGCAAGCGAGGCTTTTTCCAGGCAAGTGGAGGCCTCAGGTTTCGAAGATTCTTACGCCTATCAAGCAGCTTTGAAAAGTGAGCAGGAGATTAGAGAGCTGAAAACATCCATTGCACAATTCAGCGATGCCTTGAAGGCTAACCAACAGGATATTGAACGGCTGGAGAGGGAAACCAAAGACCTAAGGATAGAGGACCTGCAAGCACTGATACAAAAGAAGGAGGGTGGAGAGGAACAACAGCACCAACTCGATGCACATCTGCAGACGCTGTCTTCCCGTCTAGGGATAAACGAGAAGGTATCCTCTTTTCTGGCCAAAGAGCTTGCAGACGTTCAGGCAAGCCGCGATACCTATCTGCTGGTCAGTAACCTCTCCAAGACGGCAAGCGGTGAGTTGTCAGGTAAACAGAAAATTGCGTTCGAACACTATGTGCAGGCCGCCTATTTCAATCAAATACTGTCAGAGGCCAATAAGCGGCTCAATCGTATGGCAAACGGCCGATTTGCCTTGTTGAGAAAAGAGGAATCGTCTGATCTCCGATCCCAGGCTGGGTTGGAAATAGTGGTTCTTGACCACTATACCGGACGGGTTCGCCCGGCTAAGTCCTTGTCAGGGGGAGAGTCTTTCAAGGCCTCTCTCTCACTTGCCCTCGGATTGTCGGATGTAATCCAAAGCTATGCCGGGGGAGTGGAGATAGATACACTCTTCATTGATGAGGGGTTCGGAGCCTTGGACACGGAATCGTTGGAGCAGGCCATACAGACTTTGGTCTCTCTTTCCCAGGGAAATCGTCTGGTGGGTATCATTTCCCATGTGAGCGAACTCAAGGAACGGTTGGACAGGCAGATCGTAGTCAATAAAAGCCATCTGGGAAGTTCTGTCCTGGTGAAGGCCTAA
- the folE gene encoding GTP cyclohydrolase I FolE — protein sequence MAIDTVKIEEHIRGILQALGENPDREGLKATPKRVAHMYEELFEGIQYSNDDIAKMFDKTFEEDLYIAQGNNEIVMMRDIELFSFCEHHMALMYNMKASVAYIPNGKILGLSKIARIVDMVSKRLQLQERIGSDIAEVIQKVTGSEDVAVIIEGQHACITTRGIKNTKSVTATTTLRGRFHTDQNFMNKLMLLYRKEV from the coding sequence ATGGCAATAGATACAGTTAAGATAGAAGAACATATACGGGGCATTCTACAGGCTTTGGGAGAAAACCCCGACAGGGAAGGCCTTAAGGCAACCCCAAAGCGTGTTGCCCACATGTATGAGGAACTTTTCGAGGGGATTCAGTATTCAAACGACGATATAGCAAAGATGTTTGACAAGACGTTTGAAGAGGATCTCTATATTGCTCAAGGCAACAACGAAATTGTTATGATGAGAGACATCGAACTGTTCAGTTTCTGTGAGCACCATATGGCATTGATGTACAACATGAAAGCCTCTGTTGCCTATATCCCTAATGGAAAGATCCTTGGACTGAGCAAGATTGCAAGGATTGTGGACATGGTAAGCAAACGGTTGCAACTACAAGAGAGGATCGGGTCTGATATTGCCGAAGTCATACAGAAAGTCACAGGTTCCGAGGATGTTGCTGTCATTATCGAAGGACAACATGCGTGTATTACCACCAGGGGAATAAAGAACACAAAATCGGTAACCGCGACGACAACCCTGCGGGGAAGATTCCATACTGACCAGAACTTCATGAACAAGCTTATGCTTCTGTACAGAAAAGAGGTCTAA
- the folP gene encoding dihydropteroate synthase, whose protein sequence is MNTSITMADKTWEWGKRTYIMGILNVTPDSFSDGGRYSNREIAVDHALQMVSEGADIIDIGGESTRPGTTVPLPEDEEIERIIPVIARLSKQSTIPISVDTYKAKTAEYAVKAGAHMINDIWGLKKDPEMASVVASCNVPICLMHNRPNTDYDNLIKDILLDLEESIELAIQAGVRDEHIILDPGIGFGKTWEQNLQVMRNLEMFKTLGYPILLGASRKSFIGKILGLEVQDRLEGTLSVTSIGIMKGVDIVRVHDVLQNVRVATMTDRIVR, encoded by the coding sequence ATGAACACGAGCATAACGATGGCAGACAAAACATGGGAATGGGGGAAAAGGACCTATATCATGGGCATCTTGAATGTAACTCCTGATTCATTCTCAGACGGAGGCCGCTATTCCAATAGGGAAATTGCGGTGGACCATGCCCTCCAGATGGTGAGTGAGGGAGCAGACATCATCGATATCGGTGGAGAGTCTACCAGGCCGGGGACAACGGTGCCCTTGCCTGAAGATGAAGAGATCGAGAGGATTATCCCTGTAATCGCGCGCTTGTCAAAGCAAAGCACCATCCCGATCTCAGTGGATACCTACAAGGCAAAGACTGCAGAGTATGCTGTCAAAGCCGGAGCCCATATGATCAACGATATATGGGGCTTGAAAAAAGACCCAGAAATGGCCAGCGTTGTCGCTTCCTGTAATGTTCCTATATGCCTCATGCACAACCGCCCCAACACAGATTACGACAACCTTATCAAGGACATTCTCCTTGACCTGGAAGAAAGCATAGAACTCGCCATTCAGGCTGGTGTTCGTGATGAACACATCATCCTCGACCCAGGTATCGGGTTTGGAAAAACCTGGGAACAGAACCTTCAGGTAATGCGAAACCTGGAAATGTTCAAGACCTTGGGGTATCCCATTCTCCTAGGGGCATCTCGTAAAAGTTTTATCGGCAAGATACTGGGTCTGGAAGTCCAAGACAGGCTCGAAGGAACCTTATCAGTTACCTCAATCGGGATTATGAAGGGTGTTGACATCGTACGAGTCCATGATGTGTTGCAGAACGTTAGGGTTGCAACGATGACGGACAGAATAGTAAGGTAG
- a CDS encoding FAD:protein FMN transferase translates to MNTEIECKLFGEHAKEAMQAIQLELHLLENLWSRYLPSSDIGKINTAAGKEFVTVAPETFALLSQAKSFSKLSEGVFNVMVGPLVDLWDYKHAVRPPTRSMVKKVLPLTDPDDLVLTADSSRVGLRKLGQSIDVGGIAKGCATDYCVGILDAYGISSAFINIGGNVVVRGTKPEGNPWKVGIRHPRKPDSMLGVLDACNTSIVTSGDYERFFIGPKGKRWHHILDSTTGYPVQSAFSSVTVVYGNSLVADALSTLLFMSGIETGLEILSRFPGAEAVFADSRLCVLITPNLVSKFHIAEPMELSVVKRKEKNEKHNKKKE, encoded by the coding sequence ATGAATACAGAAATAGAATGCAAACTGTTCGGAGAACATGCTAAAGAGGCAATGCAGGCGATTCAATTGGAACTACACCTTCTGGAGAACCTGTGGAGCCGATACCTGCCTTCCAGCGATATTGGGAAAATCAACACAGCTGCAGGCAAAGAATTTGTTACGGTTGCTCCTGAGACATTTGCCTTACTTTCCCAGGCCAAGTCTTTCTCAAAGCTATCAGAAGGGGTTTTCAATGTGATGGTTGGTCCCTTGGTTGACCTGTGGGACTACAAACATGCAGTTAGGCCGCCTACTCGGTCAATGGTCAAAAAGGTTTTGCCATTGACCGACCCAGATGATTTGGTACTCACAGCAGACAGCTCTAGGGTGGGTCTGCGCAAGCTTGGCCAATCGATTGATGTAGGAGGTATCGCTAAAGGGTGTGCCACAGATTATTGTGTAGGCATACTCGATGCGTACGGGATTTCCTCCGCTTTCATCAATATCGGTGGAAATGTTGTAGTACGGGGAACAAAACCTGAGGGGAACCCATGGAAGGTAGGAATACGGCATCCAAGGAAACCTGACTCGATGCTTGGTGTTTTGGATGCCTGTAACACCTCAATAGTAACCTCTGGTGATTACGAACGATTCTTCATAGGCCCAAAAGGAAAAAGATGGCATCATATTCTGGATTCAACAACTGGGTACCCTGTACAATCGGCGTTCTCCAGTGTTACCGTTGTGTATGGCAATTCCCTGGTCGCGGATGCCCTTTCGACACTATTGTTTATGTCAGGGATAGAAACCGGATTGGAAATCCTGTCAAGATTCCCTGGCGCTGAAGCTGTATTCGCAGATTCCCGACTATGCGTACTGATTACACCAAACCTTGTTTCAAAATTCCATATCGCTGAACCGATGGAACTATCTGTGGTTAAAAGGAAAGAAAAAAATGAAAAACACAACAAAAAAAAGGAGTAG
- the folK gene encoding 2-amino-4-hydroxy-6-hydroxymethyldihydropteridine diphosphokinase has protein sequence MTGCKMTAYLALGSNLGDREEHLRNALKMLSLTEGIEVTTVSTFINTAPVGYTDQPDFLNAVVEIETTLDPYALLSVCNEIEQALKRKRIIHWGPRTIDVDILLFGDLILEDEKLTIPHPRMLEREFVMKPLCEIAPKALHPVKKKTIKDLL, from the coding sequence ATGACTGGCTGTAAAATGACAGCCTACCTTGCCTTGGGGTCAAACCTCGGGGACAGGGAAGAACATTTGAGAAACGCCTTAAAAATGCTCTCCCTGACAGAGGGGATCGAGGTTACAACCGTCTCGACTTTTATAAATACAGCACCGGTCGGCTATACCGACCAACCTGATTTCCTCAATGCAGTCGTGGAAATAGAAACTACCTTGGACCCGTATGCCCTGCTTTCCGTGTGCAACGAGATAGAACAGGCGTTGAAACGTAAGCGCATCATCCACTGGGGACCAAGGACAATCGATGTCGATATCCTGTTGTTCGGGGATCTAATCCTGGAAGATGAGAAGCTGACAATCCCCCACCCAAGGATGCTTGAAAGGGAATTCGTCATGAAACCCTTGTGCGAGATCGCTCCAAAAGCCCTGCACCCGGTCAAAAAGAAAACAATCAAAGATCTTCTGTAA
- a CDS encoding MFS transporter: MDTNVPAREKIAYTGGLLGQNMLYNFMAMYIMFFFTDLLKIPTQSVTIIIVIASLWDAVNDLLMGMVADRTSTRWGKFKPYLVIGPVLISITTILCFTNFGGSASNTVILGAVCYILWGMSYTVCDIPIWAISSVISPDQYQRNKMVTLGKVGGTIGTVIVSVGSVLLLNALGGERTANAYTKSASIIALVGCILMITTGLTVKERILPAKKGVPFKKNIHTIIDNKPLLALMGSLLLVNLVNNLRQVSQMYFALYVWGDAGYITFMGLSLVIGMLFGMIISPRLIQTYDKKKIFIVACVLGSFFSALPFIVDATNVVLGLLSLGFSFTFTGITTIVSTSMLMDAIDYSEWKLGFRGEGIVFSTNTFLNKLSGTIAKWFLGLSMISMHYVENMPINDTVQKGFGFIMYMLPAICFLATILPILLYKMKPKEINSIREELMLRRK; this comes from the coding sequence ATGGACACAAACGTACCTGCACGAGAAAAGATCGCATATACCGGGGGGCTTCTCGGACAAAACATGTTATACAATTTCATGGCAATGTATATTATGTTTTTTTTCACCGACCTTCTTAAAATCCCTACGCAAAGCGTCACTATCATTATTGTGATTGCAAGTCTGTGGGATGCTGTCAATGACCTGCTAATGGGCATGGTGGCCGACCGGACAAGCACAAGATGGGGTAAATTCAAACCATATCTGGTAATAGGACCAGTTTTGATCAGCATTACAACTATTCTCTGTTTTACCAATTTTGGCGGGTCAGCTTCGAATACCGTAATCCTAGGCGCTGTTTGCTATATCCTGTGGGGTATGTCCTATACTGTATGTGACATCCCCATATGGGCAATATCGTCTGTCATCTCTCCAGACCAATACCAAAGGAACAAAATGGTCACGCTTGGGAAGGTCGGGGGTACAATCGGTACGGTCATAGTCTCAGTCGGTAGTGTACTGCTCTTGAACGCATTGGGGGGAGAGAGAACGGCAAACGCATATACAAAATCTGCAAGCATCATCGCTCTTGTGGGTTGCATCTTGATGATTACCACCGGATTGACCGTAAAAGAAAGGATTCTCCCCGCAAAAAAGGGTGTTCCGTTTAAGAAAAATATTCATACAATCATCGATAACAAACCCTTACTTGCCTTGATGGGGTCGTTGCTTTTGGTAAATCTGGTCAACAACCTGCGTCAGGTAAGCCAGATGTACTTTGCCCTCTATGTCTGGGGCGATGCCGGTTATATCACCTTTATGGGGTTGAGCTTGGTCATCGGGATGTTGTTTGGCATGATTATCTCCCCAAGACTCATACAAACCTATGATAAAAAGAAAATATTCATTGTAGCCTGTGTTTTAGGGAGTTTTTTCAGTGCCCTGCCCTTTATTGTAGATGCAACAAATGTGGTGTTAGGGCTTTTGTCCTTGGGTTTCAGTTTTACCTTTACCGGGATTACCACAATTGTGAGCACTTCCATGCTTATGGATGCCATTGATTATTCGGAATGGAAACTGGGATTCCGGGGGGAAGGTATCGTGTTTTCGACCAATACGTTCCTAAACAAATTAAGCGGAACCATCGCAAAATGGTTTCTTGGCCTCAGCATGATCAGCATGCACTATGTCGAAAATATGCCAATTAACGATACCGTACAGAAGGGATTTGGCTTCATCATGTATATGTTACCGGCAATCTGCTTTTTAGCTACGATTTTACCGATACTCTTGTATAAAATGAAGCCCAAGGAAATTAATTCAATACGCGAAGAACTAATGCTGCGAAGAAAGTAA
- the folB gene encoding dihydroneopterin aldolase, whose protein sequence is MDKIIIEDLQVYAHHGVAQEEKAIGQMFIISIEIGADLDLAAKTDDLHATISYAEVCDEVQNVLQAKTYSLIEAAALQVIEHLFKTYPLIEEIKVRLKKPWAPMGHHLKYAAVELQRKKEDKHDWL, encoded by the coding sequence ATGGATAAAATTATCATCGAGGATTTACAAGTCTATGCCCACCATGGGGTAGCCCAGGAAGAGAAAGCTATCGGTCAGATGTTCATCATATCGATTGAGATTGGCGCAGACCTTGATTTGGCTGCCAAAACAGATGATTTGCATGCAACTATCAGCTATGCTGAGGTCTGTGACGAAGTCCAGAACGTGTTGCAGGCAAAAACCTACAGTCTTATCGAAGCGGCAGCCCTGCAGGTTATCGAGCATCTTTTCAAGACATATCCACTGATTGAGGAAATAAAGGTGCGGTTGAAAAAACCTTGGGCTCCCATGGGCCATCATCTCAAATATGCGGCTGTAGAACTACAACGCAAGAAGGAAGACAAACATGACTGGCTGTAA
- a CDS encoding exonuclease SbcCD subunit D, giving the protein MKLLHIADLHIGKRVNEFSMIEDQRHILSQILTIVRDEKAEAVLIAGDVYDKSQPSIEAVELLDEFLTSLTEMGPAIYIISGNHDSPERLGFGSRILGKNRLFIAGAFTGSLQETLLEDAYGNVHVFLLPFIKPAVVSHYLDQSVETYDEAARMVLDTAKIDTSERNILLAHQFVTNGLEMPEHSDSENLSVGGLDNVDASAFILFDYVALGHLHRPQTLANGLLRYAGSPLKYSFSEARGKKSVTIVELKEKGTREIRTVDLFPLHDVREIKGPLAHLLQMGTEDVSGNQDYIHAILTDEEELYDAIGQMRRIYPNLMALDFDNSKTSQTNGTTAICSDDIERKQPIELFSDFYLQQNNEELSAEGLAVLKDVFAQAGGKEL; this is encoded by the coding sequence ATGAAACTGCTACATATAGCTGACTTGCATATTGGAAAGCGCGTCAATGAATTCAGTATGATCGAAGACCAGCGTCACATTCTCTCCCAGATCCTCACTATCGTCAGAGACGAAAAAGCCGAGGCTGTTCTCATTGCCGGGGACGTATATGACAAAAGCCAGCCTTCGATTGAGGCTGTGGAGCTTCTTGACGAGTTTCTTACGAGCTTGACTGAGATGGGCCCCGCAATCTATATCATAAGCGGGAACCACGATTCTCCCGAGCGATTGGGATTCGGAAGCCGGATCCTTGGGAAAAACCGTCTTTTCATTGCTGGGGCCTTTACCGGTTCCCTGCAGGAGACGTTGCTGGAAGATGCCTATGGGAACGTCCATGTGTTTCTCCTGCCGTTTATCAAACCAGCAGTGGTGTCCCACTATCTGGACCAATCGGTAGAAACCTACGACGAGGCAGCCAGAATGGTCCTCGATACTGCAAAGATCGATACGTCAGAGCGTAATATCCTCCTTGCCCACCAGTTTGTGACCAATGGGTTGGAAATGCCCGAGCATTCGGACTCAGAAAACCTTTCTGTCGGGGGGTTGGATAATGTAGACGCCTCAGCTTTCATCCTTTTTGATTATGTAGCCCTTGGTCATCTCCATAGACCACAAACCTTGGCCAACGGTTTGTTGCGTTATGCCGGGTCTCCCCTCAAGTATTCCTTTTCTGAGGCAAGGGGGAAGAAATCGGTTACCATTGTGGAACTCAAGGAAAAGGGAACGAGGGAAATCAGGACCGTGGACCTTTTTCCCCTGCATGACGTGAGGGAGATCAAAGGGCCCCTTGCCCATTTACTGCAAATGGGGACCGAGGATGTTTCCGGCAACCAGGATTATATCCATGCAATCTTGACTGATGAGGAAGAACTCTACGATGCCATAGGGCAAATGCGCAGAATCTATCCCAACCTCATGGCATTGGACTTTGATAACAGCAAGACAAGCCAAACCAATGGAACTACTGCCATTTGCTCGGATGATATCGAACGAAAACAGCCTATCGAGCTGTTCTCTGATTTTTACCTGCAACAAAACAATGAAGAACTCTCAGCCGAAGGTCTTGCAGTTCTAAAAGACGTGTTTGCCCAGGCAGGAGGGAAAGAGCTATGA